GCAGTGTAGTTGTGGAGTTGCCATGATCCAGGGACTTCGCACGTTCTGGTCCTCCATATTGCTCGATCCCGGCTATGCCGGGGTAGAGGCCGGGGGTTGAGGTTCGGAGGGAGCCGCTTGAGGGTGCGGGGCGTCCTCCGGCCGGGTCAAGCTCGGCAACTTCGCAATGGTCCGCCGCTTCTCATCACCAAGCAGGTGGTAGTACTGGTCGACAGTCATTTTGACGCTGGCATGGCCCATGAGCTTGCTCACGGCCGCGACATCGCCGCCTTCCCGCAGGAGGACCGTGGCGAAGAGGTGCCGAATGTCGTACATGATCACCGGATAGGTGATGCCGGCTTTTTCTACCGCCGTCTTCAGCGAGCGTCGAAACTTCCGCATCGGCTTGCCCTGGTACTCGATGACGTGCTCGCACTGGGCCTTTTCCCGAACGCCCTTGAGCCGTTCCATGAACTCGGGCGCTATCGGGATGATGCGGGTGGTCTTCGTCTTGGTCGCGTAGACCTTGATGCTGCTGCCCTCCCAGTCGATGTCGTTCCAGGTCAGGGCCAACAACTCGGACTCGCCGGTACGGACGCCAAGGTTCCAAGCCACCTCGATGGCCCAGGCGAGATGGGGCCGGGCCACGTCCTTGATGGTCATGAGGTCAGTGACAGTCAGCTTCGTATCGCGGGGCCGTTCCTTCGGTTTCTTCCAGCGTTTCAGCGGGTTCTTAAGGGTCAGTTCGTAGTCCACCCCATACTGGAAGACCATTTTGAGGTAGGACAGATAGCGCGACCGCGTCGTCTGGCTACGGTCGGCATATTCTTTACGGATGATCTCGATGACTTCCTCGAAGCGAATTTCATCGACCGGACGTTGGGCGAACACGGGGATGAAATGCTTCTTCAGCAGGGTGGCGAGCTCCTGGAGCCACCGGACTGACCGTCCTTCGGACTTCTTGGCGTTGATGTATGCCTGGGCCAGCTGGTCGAGGTAAACCTTTGCGCCGGGCACGAGGACAGGCAAAGGGGCTTCGACCTTCTTGCGGGCCTTGATTTCCTCGTCGAATTTGTTGGCCTGACGCTTTCCTTCGCGGCCAGTGCCGAAGGTCTTGGTGCGCTGCTTGCCGTCGGCATCTCGGTATGACACGAAATACGTGCCGTTGTTTGAACGCTTGTGGACCGACATCTATACCTCCAAAGTGATGGGCTTCCGGGTCTTGCGGGAGGCTCCGGTTGCGTAGAGTTCAGGGTTCGCCATAAACGCCTCAAGGTCGGCTCGGGCAAACCGGTTCTTGCTGGGGCCGTACCGCCTGATTTTGAAGCGGTTGACGATCTTCTCGAAGTAGGAATGGGAGTAGCCGCAAAAGTCGGCTGCTTCCTTGCAGTTATAAAATGGACCGATGCTTTCGTTCATGCCTGGGCTGCCTCATCCGTGCGATTTGGTTTAGGTGCCATCGTGACCTAAAAAGTGTTTGAAATAAAATAGATGGCATCAAAATCATATGGTTCGAGCAATGAGGTCTTACACAGGGCGATGAGCTTCCCTTGCACTGGGAAAAGCACGGTCTTTCGACTTGACCACCGCCGCGCAGACAAAATGCATTTTCGAAGGGCTCAAAAAAGACGGGGGCGGCCCCGTCGGCTGAGGTTAGATTACGTTCAACAGAATCTCCTCTACCTCCTCTTCCTGGATGCCCAGATACCGGCGCGTGATCGACGGGCTCGAGTGGTTCAGCCGTTTGGCCAGGACCTCCCAGGACACGCCGAAGGTCTTCCGCTGGTGATAGCACCACGTTTTACGCAACGTATGAGCACCATAGTTCCCCTTGAGGTTGACTGCTTCTGCCCATCGCTTGACGTACTTGGTGACGGCGAAGGTCGTTAAAGGATAGTTGCGGCCTTTACGACTCTTGAACAGAAAATGGTCGTCCCCGGATTCGAACTGGCTTAGGTGGTCATCGAGAGCAAGTTTGATTTCCTTGTTCATGATGAAGACGTTTTCTTTGCCAGTCTTCTTTTCGCGCAAGATCACACGGTCGCCGACTTTCACGTCCTTAACGTCGCCTACTTTGAGAGCAAGCAAGTCTTGGACTCGAAGTCCAGAATTGATGCCCATGATGAAAAGCAGTTTGTCGCGTGGATTGTCAGAAAGGATCTTCTTGATGCTTTTGATGCTTTTTACGTCGATGATGGGTTCAACCTTCATCTTTGCCTCCAATGCTTGTTTCTCTTCCAGTCAGGCTGGAATCGAACATTCAAACCGCCCATGCTCCATTGAGCTTCAAAGCCAGTTGTGGTAACTCCTTCGATTTCTTGCAGAAGTCCATATTAAAGCCTCCAATGTACGTTTCTATGGCAAAACGTACATTCGCTATAAGAGGTATTTCTGTATGAAGTTACTCAATTTAAATGCTACTTGCGCAAAGAAAGTAAAAATAGTCACATCTTGCGATATGACTATGCTAAAGGCCAAACGTGCTAGACCTTGGTCAAAATGATCTTCTGATCTTCGACCAAGACGGAAAATTCGTCGCCGTCGCTGATGACCATGCCTTGAAGGTCAAGGCTTTTCAGATAGATTTTGAGTTCCATCTTGTTGTTCACCTTCGGCCTACGCGAATTCTTGAGGTAAAGCCCCTTGACTTCGTAGTAGGTCTTGTCATCGCTCATGAGCTTCAAAACGTATTGCTTCAGAGTCTGGCGATGTTTTATATCCATCTTGACCAGTATTTCTGAGGCATCCATTCCATTGAAAATACACTCGCGAATCATCGAAGGATTGTACTTCGATTCGATCTTCTTCTTTTCATGGACTTCTTGAACATCAGCAGATACGTTATCGTTCTTCTTGCTCATACAAGCTCCTTTGTTTGGTTTGATTGATAATTTCTCTATTTGTGGATAGATACTTCAAAATGTATCGAACTTGTTTATGCTTTTGGGTAGTTACGCATGGACTGCCCGATTTTTTAGGGGCCAAAACAGGCATTGGCCCAGGGTCAAATTTCCGGGGCTTTCGGTCACGGGGGAGGTAAACTATGGGGCGAGGCCCAAACGGCTCAGGACGGGGCGTATATAGGGCCATGTCTTGGTTCCCTCCCAGTCCAACCTGGGGAGGGCCATCCAGCTCAATTCCTGAGACAAGAAAAGGACCAAGCCCAAAGGCCCGGTCCTCCTGATAAATTGACGTAGTCCCGCCGCCGTCCCCGATGGTAATGATCCACCAGGGACGGAAGCGATTTCAGGATCGAATGATTCGTCGCCGGATCAAGCGTCCTTCACAACCCAACATACGGTTTTCCCGTATTGAGCTGAAGCAAGAGATGATTTTGAAGATCAATGTAGTTTCAAAACGATCGAGGCTAGTCGATATTCTTCAACGATTGCATCTTGAACAATCGAGATAGCGTCAAACTTGTTTTTAAACTTCGGAATGATCATCAAATATTTACATCTCTCGCCGTATCCCTTACGGATACGCAGCCATCCTTATTGGTAGTAGCTTCTTCACAGCTTTTGCCATTGAAGGCATCCAATAGGGACTTCCCTTGGTTTCAAGTCAGGTCTATAAAAACCGTCCCGAACCTAATCTCGTGCATATGACCAGAAGATATTATACCTATGTATATCTCCAGAACTGGAAATTTCAGTAAACTTCAGTTTGCCATGAACTTCGTTCATCATATGCGCCACCGTGGTCTCTTCGTGGTGTTCACGAATACGGGCCAGTCTTTCAGTCTCAACCCCTTTCTCAACTGAATTGCTTCATATTGGTTAGGTCTTGCTCAGGAAGTCTTATTCGATGAAGTCGACAAGAAGTTTTAGGATCTGAGGCAAGTTTATTTTTTGACTGCAACATTTACTTAGGTTGAAGATGTTGGTTGCGATTTGAGCAACTTCGAACCAGCGACCTAATGCAAGGCACCCATGGCGATTTAACTACGCTTTAAATTTGATAAATCACTCGTAAGTTCGGAACAATGCTTAACGATCTCGATCATTCGCGCTAGGTGCGACAACTGAAGACTCGAAAAGTCTGGTATGTATTCTGAAATATACTATGATATGGTGAACTTATTTCTGTCTACGATCCATGAATGTTGTATAAGCATGGAAACTCTGGCTTGGATTAGCCGTATTGGAGAAATACTAACTTATAAGTACACGAACGATCGAATCTATTCGACGTCACTTGATCAAGTTTCTTTGAGCTGACCGAGCTATCGGCAGACTCATCATGTAATATTTCGATCCTCTGGCTGCAAGCTGGATCATGATGGTCTCAGGCATGGCAGCCCGAGTAGGCCACCATGCCTGGACCGTTCCGCAGGTTAAAAGGGATAATCCGCCGCGTCGTCGTTTAAATCCGGCGCACCAGCGAGGACGTCGTCTTCCTCAGAACCCCACGGCGGCATCGAGGGGTCATGTTCTGGTTCCGAGGCCACCGGCACGTTTTCGATCTTAGCCGCCGCCATTCCCGGCGCAACGGGCACCACCGTCACATCCTGTGCGGCAGGAATCCAGTGCGCATCTTGCACCACCGTTGTGTCCGGCGTCACCGGCATGTCGCCAGAAGTAATCCCGAATATCTCTCGGGACAGCCCGTATTTGTCCAACATCTCGTCAAAACTCGTCATTTTCTTCCCTCCTGGGCAGGTCCTGACCATTCCGACCTGTTCCCTACCTCTTTTTAGAAAAAGGTGTTGTTTTTCAAACGGTTATTGTCACGTATGGACGGTAAGGACGGTATGGACGGATTTTTGGGGGGTACCTATATTGCCGCCCTCCTTCCCTGACCAAGGCTAGGTGTTCCAATTCCCAGAAAGGACCCTTTTTAGAGTCCATACCGTCCATACCATCCATACCAATCCTGTAACATATCAAAATATAATAGTTTTTATGTATTTTCCGGTAAGGACCGGATATTTCTCAGTCCTTACCGTCCTGACCAGCTATCGCAGGTCCTCATCGTTGGGTATGTTCTTGTCGAATTCGGCAAGATTTATATCGAGGATGACCGAAAGGGTTTCCTTCTTGAACACGTAGGCATCACAGGGAGCAGCCCCGATGCGAACGCTTTTCTGGTATCCCTTCTTGGGCTTGCTCAGCCAGCCGCGGTCAGCCCAGGTTTTGATCATAGCCTGTACCTCGAAGCCCTTGAGCACGCGTTCAAGCATATCCCTGGTTACCGCGAGAGCGGTCCACACACCTTGCTTATCCCATCGTCCTGCCCAGCCCTGAGACGGCTCGACAGGGGTGCCGTTGGTGTCGTTCTTGTGCCGGCCCCAGAACTTCGCCTGGTTCGCCACGGCCCAATCCCAGAGAACCTTGACGGCGTCTTTTGCCTTGTCGGCCTGTTCCGCGCCCAACGTGACCGTCGGCCAGAGATCATCCAGCACTTCGCTGATCGGGCGGGTGGGGTTAAGCCCCGGCAAGGCGGCGTGGATGAGGGGGATGGTCACGGCGAAGAAGGCGAGGATTTCGCTCAAGCGGATGGCGACACTGTCTCCGGCGGCCTTTACACAAAAATGCCACAGCATCTCGATATAAGCATTTCGCCAAAGTGGCCAGTCGTCACGGTGGTCAAGGATGAATTGCACCACCATGGGGCCGGCGTGACCGTAGTTGCCCTTAGCCAGCATCTCAACGTTCTTGACGAACGATCCCTGGTTTCCATTCCCAAACGGTGGACCCCAAAGACTCAGGACCCGGGCCTTAACGCCGCCATGGCGTTTGGCATAGTCGACGATGCTCTGTTCGCCGGAAGAGATGAGGATCGATTGCCACGTGCCGGTCGCGCTTGTCCCGGTCGGCGTGCCGCGTCCCTTGCCCTTGCCAGATGTGAAGCGATATACCAAGTCCCCTATGACATCGTCAGACCTTGCGGTTTTGGTGTCGTCGAGCATCAATGGTAACCCGTTGAGGAGGGCCGCCGTGCGTTCGAACCAGACGTCCGTGCCATCCCACGTGTTGAGGATGCTGTTCGGCAAGCGTTGCACGGGGGTTCCCCAGCTCGAGGCGGCCAGGACCTGGGTGATTGTCTTTCCCTTGGACGTCTCTCCGGCGATGTCCTCGACGAAGTTCGCTGCTTCCAGGACACGAAGGAACGGGGCTGAAAGAGCTGACATGACGGTGATGAAAACTTTGGTGAACCCATACAAAGAGTTCGCCATCTTCAGCCAGTCATGGAACGAGCCGTTTGTCGTGAACCCCTTAGCGATCTGGGCATCACCATCATCCTGGGCACGAAATGTGACGATATCCACAACGTCACTTCCAGTGGGGACGAGTAAGTTTTCGCCACAGAGGAATGCCGCGTCGCCCTGCCAGCCGAGGTGG
Above is a window of Desulfovibrio sp. TomC DNA encoding:
- a CDS encoding tyrosine-type recombinase/integrase; translation: MKVEPIIDVKSIKSIKKILSDNPRDKLLFIMGINSGLRVQDLLALKVGDVKDVKVGDRVILREKKTGKENVFIMNKEIKLALDDHLSQFESGDDHFLFKSRKGRNYPLTTFAVTKYVKRWAEAVNLKGNYGAHTLRKTWCYHQRKTFGVSWEVLAKRLNHSSPSITRRYLGIQEEEVEEILLNVI
- a CDS encoding tyrosine-type recombinase/integrase, producing the protein MSVHKRSNNGTYFVSYRDADGKQRTKTFGTGREGKRQANKFDEEIKARKKVEAPLPVLVPGAKVYLDQLAQAYINAKKSEGRSVRWLQELATLLKKHFIPVFAQRPVDEIRFEEVIEIIRKEYADRSQTTRSRYLSYLKMVFQYGVDYELTLKNPLKRWKKPKERPRDTKLTVTDLMTIKDVARPHLAWAIEVAWNLGVRTGESELLALTWNDIDWEGSSIKVYATKTKTTRIIPIAPEFMERLKGVREKAQCEHVIEYQGKPMRKFRRSLKTAVEKAGITYPVIMYDIRHLFATVLLREGGDVAAVSKLMGHASVKMTVDQYYHLLGDEKRRTIAKLPSLTRPEDAPHPQAAPSEPQPPASTPA